AGCAGTGGTGGCAGGAAAAATGATTGGAGGAACAAGAATCATTCCTTTGACCATCCCGGAATCAAGAATTGAAAAGGTTGAAAAAATTTGCAAAGAAAATTATCCCTTAATAGAGGTAAAACCCTTCAAGTCTATGAAGGCAGGAATCATTATTACAGGTACAGAGGTATATGAAGGAAGAATACAGGATGGTTTTGGTCCAGTGCTTTCTAAGAAGTTTACGGAAGCCAACTGTGCTTCTATGAAACCCATTTTTGTAAGAGATGATGCAGAAATGATCGCAGAAAGTATACAAGTTCTGTTACATGAAGGTGCTGAGATTATCGTAATAAGTGGAGGGATGTCGGTAGATCCTGATGATGTCACACCAGTAGGTATCAAAAAAGCGGGAGCATCCATTGTTTCTTATGGTGCACCCATACTGCCTGGGGCAATGTTTCTCTTATCCTATATAGAAGATGTTCCGGTGTTGGGTTTGCCGGGATGTGTCATGTACAATAAAAGGTCCATTTTTGATTTGGTTTTTCAGAGAATTTTAGCGGGAGAGAAACTTACCCGTCAAGATATTACCAGTTTAGGTCATGGTGGAATATGTTTAAGGTGCGAAAATTGTATATTTCCTAACTGTAGCTTTGGAAAAGGAGGACTTTATTAACAAACAAAACTCATGATGGCAACACTAAAATTTATATAAATGAAAGGGGAAAAAAGTATGAGTAAAATGCTACACAAGAAACTGCTAGTAAATGGAATTACTAGAACAATTATCACAAGTCCAGAAGAAACTTTAGCTAATGTTTTAAGAAGCCAGCTAGGCTTAACTGGAACAAAGGTAGGTTGTGGCACTGGAGAATGTGGGGCTTGTACAGTAATCTTAGATGGTAAGGTGGTAAGATCCTGTGTCGTCAGAATGAAGAGGGTACGTGATGAAGCAGATGTACTGACCATCGAAGGTGTAGGTACAGCGGATAATTTACATCCTCTACAATTAGCATGGGTAATTCATGGGGCTGCACAATGTGGTTTTTGTTCTCCGGGATTCATTGTTTCTGCTAAAGCATTATTAGATGCAAACGCTAACCCAACCCGTCAGGAAGTTAGGGATTGGTTCCAAAAAAATAGAAATGTTTGTAGATGTACAGGATATAAACCTTTAGTAGATGCTGTAATGGAGGCAGCACGATTAATTCGTGGTGAAGTGAAAAAAGAAGATTTATGGTTTAAGTTGAAAGATGGAGATAGTATCTATGGAAGTAATATTCCAAGACCAAGTGCAGTAGCAAAGGTTACAGGTACTTGTGATTATGGCGCAGACCTAGGATTAAAGCTTCCAAAGGAAACATTACATATTAAATTGGTACAGGCTAAGGTTTCTCATGCCAATATTTTATCTATCGATACTTCAGAAGCAGAAAAAATGCCAGGTGTATATAAAGTATTGACTTATAAGGATGTAAAAGGTAAAAACCGTATTACTGGATTAATTACCTTCCCGACCAATAAGGGGGACGGATGGGATCGTCCTATCTTAAATGATAAAAAAGTATTCCAGTATGGCGATGCCATCGCGATGGTATTGGCTGATACAGCATGTAATGCTGAAAAAGCTGCTGAGAAGGTAAAAGTAGAGTTGGAAGAACTACCTGCATACATGAGTGCACCAGCGGCAATGGCAGAAGATACTATCGAAATTCATCCAGGAACACCAAATATTTACTATACAATTCCTGTCATCAAAGGTGAGGATACGAAGCCTTTAATGGAAAAATTGCCTTATGTAATAGAGGATGATTTCTATGTAGGAAGACAACCACATCTACCTATCGAGCCGGATGTAGGGTTTGCCTATATGGATGAAAGTGATAACTTGATTATTCACTCTAAGAGTATTGGTCTTCACCTTCATGCAGCAATGATTGCTCCTGGTTTGGGTATAGACGATTCTAAGTTATTCCTTGTTCAGAATCCTACAGGAGGAACTTTTGGTTATAAATTCAGTCCTACCATTGAAGCATTACTAGGGGTTGCTGCTATGGCTACAGGAAAACCTGTTTACCTTGAATTTGATTATTATCAACAAATCACCTATACAGGTAAGCGATCTCCTTTCTTTATCAACTTAAAATTTGGTGCAGATGAAAATG
The sequence above is drawn from the Clostridium formicaceticum genome and encodes:
- a CDS encoding molybdopterin-binding protein; translation: MKLVSVKDAVGMVLAHDMTQIIPGKSKDAAFRKGHIITSKDVPQLLSMGKDHIYIFELKSNHLHENDAAMRMATAAGNGIVLSEPKEGKVDLLSSYDGLVKVNHRALHAINEEIEVMFATIHTNQAVVAGKMIGGTRIIPLTIPESRIEKVEKICKENYPLIEVKPFKSMKAGIIITGTEVYEGRIQDGFGPVLSKKFTEANCASMKPIFVRDDAEMIAESIQVLLHEGAEIIVISGGMSVDPDDVTPVGIKKAGASIVSYGAPILPGAMFLLSYIEDVPVLGLPGCVMYNKRSIFDLVFQRILAGEKLTRQDITSLGHGGICLRCENCIFPNCSFGKGGLY